One genomic region from Populus nigra chromosome 8, ddPopNigr1.1, whole genome shotgun sequence encodes:
- the LOC133701426 gene encoding L-type lectin-domain containing receptor kinase IX.1-like: protein MLHISMLFINCLLLVSSNSLSLTMATSFYSFQTLNLYVISFLLLLLPPSANSISFQRTRFDPSDTNIICEGGASTHVGSIEFNSDTYMCQVGRATYAKKVPLWDSSTTRLTDFSTHFSFYIDIEGRTSYAAGFAFFIAPVEFHIPPNSAGGFLGLYNITTSDSPQNHIVHIEFDSFANPEWDPPIQHVGINNNSVSSATYTYWNTSLHSGDTADVRITYNSTTKNLTVSWKYQTTSTPQENTSLSYIIDLREVLPEWVTIGFTAATSNLIERHVLQSWDFSSTLEMSETSGKSAKNIKLVVSLTVSGAVLIILIAVVSGILWRRKLARKETAETVNLTSINDDLERRAGPRRFSYKDLVSATNNFSAERKLGEGGFGAVYQGQLTGMDTAVAVKKISRGSKQGKKEYVTEVKVISQLRHRNLVQLIGWCHDRGEFLLVYEFMSNGSLDSHLFGKKIPLTWTARYRIALGLASALLYLHEEWEQCVVHRDVKSSNIMLDSSFNVKLGDFGLARLMDHELGPQTTGLAGTLGYLAPEYISTGRASKESDVYSFGMVSLEIATGRKAVDAIEQNSEMSLVEWIWDLYGTGKLNLAVDEKLQSEFDENQMECLMIVGLWCAHPDRNIRPSIRQAIHVLNFEAPLPNLPTKMPVPLYHVPTPPLSSGEPLISHSMDEGR from the coding sequence ATGTTACATATCAGTATGTTGTTCATCAACTGCTTGTTACTTGTGTCCtccaattctctctctctcaccatGGCCACCTCTTTCTACAGTTTCCAAACTTTGAATCTCTATGTCATTTCCTTCCTGCTGCTGCTTCTTCCACCCTCTGCTAATTCAATTTCCTTTCAAAGAACACGATTTGACCCTAGTGACACCAACATAATCTGTGAGGGAGGTGCATCAACTCATGTTGGAAGCATTGAATTCAATAGTGACACTTATATGTGTCAAGTTGGTCGAGCCACTTACGCCAAGAAGGTGCCTCTCTGGGACTCTTCCACTACAAGGCTGACCGACTTCAGTACCCATTTCTCTTTTTACATCGACATTGAAGGTCGTACTTCTTATGCAGCCGGATTTGCTTTCTTCATCGCTCCTGTTGAGTTTCACATACCCCCGAATTCAGCAGGAGGTTTTCTAGGCTTATATAACATCACCACTAGTGACTCTCCACAGAACCATATTGTCCACATTGAATTTGATTCTTTTGCGAATCCTGAATGGGATCCTCCAATTCAACATGTTGGGATCAATAACAACTCAGTTTCCTCGGCCACATACACCTATTGGAATACCTCCTTGCACAGCGGCGATACTGCTGATGTGCGGATCACTTATAACTCCACTACAAAGAATCTGACGGTTTCTTGGAAGTATCAGACAACTTCAACTCCTCAAGAGAATACAAGTCTTTCCTACATTATTGATCTCAGGGAGGTTCTTCCTGAGTGGGTCACGATTGGGTTTACAGCTGCTACTAGTAACCTTATAGAGCGGCATGTGCTTCAGTCATGGGACTTCAGTTCTACACTGGAGATGAGTGAAACAAGCGGAAAGAgtgctaaaaatataaaactcgtGGTGAGTCTGACAGTTTCAGGAGCTGTTTTGATTATTCTGATTGCTGTAGTATCTGGAATTTTGTGGAGACGGAAGTTGGCAAGGAAGGAAACAGCGGAGACGGTGAACTTAACATCAATCAACGATGACCTTGAAAGGCGTGCTGGTCCGAGAAGATTTTCCTATAAAGATCTTGTTTCAGCTACCAACAACTTCTCTGCTGAGAGGAAGTTAGGGGAAGGAGGGTTTGGAGCTGTTTACCAAGGGCAATTGACTGGTATGGATACGGCAGTTGCTGtgaaaaaaatctcaagagGTTCGAAACAGGGGAAAAAGGAATACGTAACTGAGGTGAAGGTCATTAGCCAGTTGAGGCATCGGAATCTAGTGCAACTCATAGGTTGGTGTCATGATAGAGGTGAGTTCCTACTTGTCTATGAATTCATGTCAAATGGTAGCCTTGATTCTCACCTTTTTGGTAAGAAGATTCCTCTCACATGGACAGCAAGATACAGAATAGCTCTTGGATTGGCCTCTGCTTTGCTTTATCTTCATGAAGAGTGGGAACAATGTGTGGTGCATCGCGATGTAAAATCAAGCAACATAATGCTTGATTCAAGTTTTAATGTCAAGCTCGGTGATTTTGGGCTAGCTCGACTCATGGACCATGAGCTAGGTCCGCAGACTACAGGTTTGGCAGGAACTCTAGGCTATTTGGCTCCGGAATATATAAGCACAGGTCGAGCTAGCAAGGAGTCTGATGTATATAGTTTTGGCATGGTTTCTTTAGAGATTGCTACTGGAAGAAAAGCAGTTGATGCCATTGAACAGAATTCAGAAATGAGCTTGGTAGAGTGGATTTGGGATCTTTATGGAACTGGAAAACTCAACTTGGCTGTTGATGAGAAACTTCAGTCTGAATTTGATGAGAATCAAATGGAGTGCTTGATGATTGTTGGGTTGTGGTGTGCTCACCCTGATCGCAATATAAGACCCTCAATAAGGCAGGCAATTCATGTTCTTAACTTTGAAGCACCATTACCAAATCTTCCCACAAAGATGCCTGTTCCTCTGTATCATGTGCCTACACCACCGCTTAGCTCCGGTGAGCCCTTGATATCACACTCAATGGATGAGGGTCGTTAA
- the LOC133701144 gene encoding origin of replication complex subunit 2 — MEINDGEEEEFEFSRNYFLAKELAGSGKKSTRKISDINVVDEQELRAAAATIELKHEKEINSLVNSYKSLYPKWVFELRCGFGLLMYGFGSKKVLIEDFASTALTEYSVVVINGYLQSINLKQVVIALAEIWWEELKTKRRTSSGVSSKFQQPFNSQSMDDLLAFLHESDVEENDSFVCIVVHNIDGPGLRDSESQQYLARLASCSHIRIVASIDNVNAPLLWDKKMVHTQFNWFWYHVPTFAPYNVEGIFFPLILAHSSTAQTAKTAAIVLQSLTPNAQSVFKILAEYQSSHPDEEGMPVDALYTTARERFLVSSQVTLNSHLTEFKDHELVKTRRHSDGQDCLHIPLAADALEKLLSEINQ, encoded by the exons ATGGAAATCAATgatggagaagaagaggaaTTTGAGTTCTCAAGGAATTACTTTCTAGCAAAAGAATTAGCTGGGTCGGGTAAGAAATCAACCCGCAAGATTTCTGATATCAACGTCGTCGATGAACAG GAACTAAGAGCGGCAGCAGCTACTATTGAgctaaaacatgagaaagagaTTAATTCTCTTGTTAATAGTTATAAGAGCTTGTATCCTAAATGGGTTTTTGAACTCAG GTGTGGATTTGGCCTTCTAATGTATGGTTTTGGATCGAAGAAGGTACTGATTGAAGATTTTGCTTCTACAGCATTAACCGAGTATTCTGTAGTAGTCATCAATGGGTATCTTCAGTCAATTAATCTAAAACAG GTGGTCATTGCTTTAGCTGAAATTTGGTGGGAAGAGTTGAAAACCAAACGAAGGACTTCTTCAGGGGTTTCATCTAAATTTCAACAGCCttttaattctcaatctatGGATGACCTTCTTGCATTTTTGCATGAATCAGACGTGGAGGAAAATGATTCTTTTGTGTGCATTGTTGTTCACAATATTGATGGGCCTGGATTGAGAGACTCTGAAAGTCAACAGTATCTTGCGCGACTTGCTTCTTGTTCACATATCCGCATTGTTGCCTCTATTGACAATGTTAATGCACCTCTTT TGTGGGATAAGAAGATGGTTCACACCCAGTTTAATTGGTTCTGGTATCATGTTCCTACCTTTGCACCTtataatgttgaaggaatcttttttcctttgattctCGCTCACAGCAGTACAGCTCAAACTGCCAAAACAGCTGCAATAGTCTTACAGAGTCTGACACCCAATGCCCAAAGTGTGTTCAAAATTCTTGCAGAATATCAGTCGTCTCATCCTGATGAAGAAG GCATGCCAGTTGATGCTCTGTATACAACTGCTCGAGAGCGCTTCCTTGTGAGCAGCCAGGTCACATTAAACTCTCATTTGACAGAATTCAAAGATCATGAGTTAGTAAAGACTAGACGGCACAGTGATGGCCAAGACTGCTTGCACATCCCGCTTGCAGCGGATGCCCTTGAAAAGTTGCTTTCTGAGatcaatcaatag